The genomic segment CGGCAGTACTCTGCTGGCCCCATGGGAATGCGGTAGCGTCGTTCGCCGCAAGCCTGGTGCAGCCTGTCTGACAGTCCGGCCACTTCATTACCAAAAAGGACAAAGTGCTCCCTGGCGTCATCGACAGCTATTTCTGTGTAGGGCCGGTCAGCCTTGGTCGTAATGCCGTGGAGAGTGCCGCCACGCTGCTGGACATATTCCAGAAAAGCAGCTTCGCTCTGGTGAAGCTGTACTCCCAGGTGCTGCCAGTAGTCAAGGCCGGCCCGACGTAACTGCTTCTCCTCCAGGCTAAAACCGATAGGCTCCACCAGGTGCAGCCCGCAACCAGTGACCGTGCACATGCGACCAATATTTCCCGTGTTAGGCGGGATTTGCGGTGAAAACAAAACAATATGCAACATCTTTTTTCCTTGTGCTGATAATGGGAATTCAGTTAAATTAGCAGTGATATTGAGTCACGATGGCATGAAATGCTATTTTAGCTAAATTCTGAAAAATCGCACCTGCGACCATACGAGGCTAGCAGTATACTATCACGCTCACGCAAGGAGGAGCTCATGTTCAAGTCCATAGGTTCGAAAATTCTGCTGGCTATCGGGATTGCCTTGGTAGGCATGTCAGCCATCTTTATCTTTGTCGCTCGTATGGAGATCAACTCTATTTCCGAAGAAATGTTGGTAGAAAAAGCACGGGCCATCACGACCCAGGCAGAAAATGCCCGCAACTATGTCGCCAATATGAGTGATATGGGAGTGTTTGACGAGAATCTCCTTGAAGAGCAGTTTGAAGAACTACGCCAACTGCCTGAGCGCCGACGCATTGAAGAGCTGCGCAATATGGGTGTCTACTATACCATTCCCATCATTGCTGGCTGGCGCGTAGGGCTGGAGAACGCCGAGTTTGCCAATTACACCTTCCGGGTGCCCAAGTTTGAGCCCCGCAACCCCGACAATACCCCAACCCCTTTTGAGGCTGATATGTTGCGGGAAGCCACTGACCGGCAATTGGACGAGTTTTTCCGCATCAATAGAGATGACAATGCGCTCCACTATATGAAGCCCATAGTGCTGGATGAAAGCTGCATGGTGTGCCATGGCACACGGGCCGACAGTATCCGTGGCGACGGCGTGGATCCCCTGGGCTTTAAAATGGAAGGTTGGCGTGTAGGAGAAATACACGGCGCTTATGAAGTGATTGCCGATCTGGGCCCCATACAGGCCGCCGTTACCCGCACTGTGCTGCAGGTAATTGCCGTGGCTCTGGTTATGCTGGTGGCTATAACCCTCTTTATGATGAAATTCATTAACCGCACCATCACCCAGAAGATAAACACGGTGGTTGATGTGCTTGACAGCGCAGCCGATGGAGACTTCTCCCGTCGCGTTGACGAAGGGACATCCAGGGACGAAATCAGCTACCTGGTACGCTCAATCAACAAGACATTTGACGATTTGGGTAACTCCTTTGAGAAGCTGAACCAGTCCAGTATAGATGTAGCGAACCACAGCTCGCAGCTGAGCGAAACCACCGCAGCCATGAGTGAAGGTGCCACCGAACAGGCCGATGCGGTAGCTCAGGTCGCCAGTGCTGCTGAGGAGATGAGTTCAACTGTCGTGGAAATCTCGCGCCTCATATCCCAAAGTGCTGATCAGGCTACAGAAGCCAACGACACTGCCATGGAAGGTCGCAATGTGGTTTCCAAAGCCATGCACGAGATCAGCTCAGTACAGGCAGCTGCTGGTGAGTTAAACGATATGGTCAAACGCCTCAATGACAGCGCCAATGAGATTGGCCAGATTATTCAGGTTATTGACGAAGTAAGCGATCAAACCAATCTGCTGGCGCTCAATGCCGCCATCGAGGCCGCACGGGCCGGTGACCACGGGCGCGGTTTTGCCGTCGTTGCCGACGAAGTTCGCAAGCTTGCCGAGCGCACCCAGCACGCCACCAAAGAGATTGCCGACAAGATCAAGGGGATTCAGGGAGACGCTACTCGTACCAACGATACCATGGTCCATACCCAGGAGCGGGTAGAGCTGGCCAACGATCTGGCTGGTCAGGCGTCTCAGGCGCTGGAAACCATCGTCAATGTGGTGAGCTCTCTTAATGAGCAGTTCCAGCAGGTAGCTGCTGCCAGTGAAGAGCAGTCGGCTACTACCAGTGAAATCGCCCACAGCATAGATAATATCAAAAACGTAGCTGACGAAACCGCCAGGGGCTCCGAGGAAGCAGCACAGGCTATCGAGGATCTGTCCCGACTGGCCCGTGATATGAACACCGTAGTTAACGAATTCAAGTATCGCAAAAGCTCAGAAAGCGCTGGGGCGCTTCCAGCCAAAAGCCTGCGCCTCAAGGAGTAATATGCTGTCCCAATTTCAGCGCCCCGGCTTCAACCCATGGTGGTTGAAGTCGGGGCTTTTCCTGCTCTGGTTGCTGATATCAACTCCTGTCGCCCAGGCCATTCCTCACCCAGACTACAGCTTCGATGTATATGAGGTGCCCAAAGCTTCCAAGTGGCGCGAAGGACCGCGTATCCTCATTATTGGCGGTATTCACGGGGATGAACCCGGTGGCTATCTGGCTGCGGAGTATGCCCTGGATGGAACCGTCAGCCAGGGGAAAGTACACATCATTCCCCGCATTAACAAGCGGGCCATTATTCTCAACTACCGCGGCTTTCACGCCGACATGAATCGCCTCTTCCGAGATGACATAGAGCCCTCTATTCCCGAAGAGTACACGGTGCGCGAGCTTATCCGGATTCTGCCGCAGTACGATTACGTCCTCAGCCTGCACGACGGCAGTGGCTACTACCACCCCACTTATATCGACTCACAGCGTAACCCCCTGCGCTATGGCCAGTCCATCATCATCGACACTGATGTCTATGAACACACCCGCCACGGCAACGTCTGCCTGCAGTGCATTGCCGACGAAGTGGTCGCTCATGTCAATGCCCACAAAATCCAGGATGGCCACCGCTTCCACGTGAGCAATCACGAGACCGCCAGCGAGCAAACCAGCCATGTGGAGCAGCGCACCAGCCTGACCTACTACACCCTCACCCGGCTGGGCATCCCCGCCTTCTGTTCTGAAGCTTCCAAGCTGTTGCCGGACAATGCCCACAAGGTCTACTACCACATGCATGTCATCGACAGTTTTCTGCAGGCAACCGGGGTTGGATACCAGGCCCCGGAACATGATCTGGCATCACTCAATCAATTTTTGGATGAAACCCGGACCCTTCGTGCCGTAGAAATATTTATTAACGATGAGCCCCGCATGGTTCCACCCAGTGCACGGCTCCACCTTCGTCCCGGCGACACCATCGCCGTCGGTGCCATTCTGGGAGATCGCAAACAACCGTGGTTCCCCGACATCTACGGCACAGGCAATTACAACGATCGCGGCATCACTCACACCGTGGATCAGGAAACCAAAATCGTTATTCGCAGTGATAACCAGGATATGGGAACCATTCAGGTGCGTCTGGCAGATGAGCCGGTTGAGTATTTTGAAGTGGTGGTGGATGGAGAGCAAAAGACACTGCGCCAGGGAGAAATAGTCCACGCTCATCGCAGTTTTGAAGTACTCACAGGTACCGGCAGGCAGCAGAGCGACAGCATGGTAAATGTTCAGGGCTATGTGCCGCCGGGGCTAGAAGGGAAGGTTCCCGATGACCGGAGCTACGCCCTCCACCCTAAAGAGCTGGACTGGCGCTTTTCTGTGCATCGCCAGGGCTTAAAATACCGGGTGCACGGTTTTGACGACCACAGTTACCGCTCTACCGGTGAAGTCTATTTTACCGTGGACGACGTATATGGGCGGTAGTCAAAACATCTGGCGCAGTACCAGTGCCGTACTGACTCCGTCATCCAGATTCACTCGCCCCTGACGGTTCCCGTCGGCGTCGTAGATACGCCACCGTCGATTGATAGATGAGCTTAACTCAAGACTCAAGATGGTTCCGGGAACCACCATATACTCTACAAACCCGGTTGCCTGGTATCCGGCCATATCTACATAGCCAGCGGACTGCAAGGGACTGTTATCCTTTAGGCGAAAGTTGCCCTGACCAAAAGACGCCTTGGCCCCGACGCTGAGTTGCCGGTCGAAGCGGTAACGAATCTGGGTATTGGGAAAACCCAGACTGGCAGAGATGCCCTCCTGCATGGGCGCACGGTAGCGCACAAAACCCATGGGCAAAACATACTCCCTGAGGGGAGTGTACGCGACGGCGATACCTATACCCGTCTCCCAGTCGTCGCTGTGATTGTAGCCCCACATGGTGTAGCCAAAGAGACTGTACGCTTTCTCGACCTCCCGCTCATAACGGGCGCCCAGACCCAGGCCATAATAGGTATTCCAGGTTTCTCCCGCCTCCCGATTGCCGTAGCCAAAATTTATGCGCTGCAAAGTTCCCCAGGGGTCTTCGCCACCAGCATCAAGCGCCGAAGGAAGGTTCCAGGGCTGATCCCATGAGTAGCGGGTGCGTGTGTAGGAAAAGCGATAATTATCCTGGCTGACGTTCAGCCGCTGAGAGCGTGACTCCACCTTGGCGCTATTACTGTTAAGCCCTGACGATGGCTGCTGTTCAAACTGGATGCCAAAGGTCGTCATGGCAGCACTGCCCCCCGGCAGCAGAGTAGAAATCAAGAGTGCCGCGAGAGGCACTGACCATAAGCGGACAGCACGACGCAATAAATAAGTTGGTGACAGATACATAGTTGTGAGGTCTCCTGATAGAGTGTCGCCGTAAATACTTGCAGCCAACGGGCAGAAAAGTGAAAGCCTATGTCGACAATAGACCTGCTTGGTGAAAATACACCGATTCAAGTCGCATGACAACTGAATCTGATTTTGCTAATCTGATCGCAGCCTTACACTATCACTAAAGCGAAAAGCACCAGTGGCCGTGCTGATGGCTACTGAAAAGAGCACCCTCGCAAGATATCCTGACAGGAGCATCATGGATCCCTCCCTTTTTGACCATACCCCTCGCCCCTTGGCAGCAAGACTGCGGCCCACCGATTTTGACGACTTCGTCGGCCAGCGTCATCTGCTGGGTGAGCGCTCACTGCTACGGCGCATGGTGGAGGAGGACAAGCTGGTAAGTGCCATATTCACGGGGCCGCCAGGGACGGGCAAAACTACCCTGGCCCACATCATCAGCCAACGCACCCAAAGTTACTTTGCAACTCTCAACGCAGTTAACGCCGGCACAGCGGATATTCGGGCCATCTGCAAGGATGCTAAAGAACTGCGCCGGCACCAGGGACAGCGAACCGTGCTCTTCATCGATGAAATCCACCGTTTCAACAAAATTCAGCAGGACGCCCTGTTACCGGAGGTGGAGAGCGGTAACATCATCCTCATCGGCGCATCCACCCAGAACCCCTCCTTTGCCCTGGTCCCGGCCCTGCTTTCCCGGACCGTACTCTTTGAGTTGCACGCCCTGGATGACGAAGACATCAAGCATTTGGTGGAGCGAGGCTGTCGTGAATTGGGAGTTACCCTTGATGAAGAGGCTCAAGAGGCCGTATTGACCCTGTGCTCCGGTGATGGTCGTCGCTGTCTCAATACTATTGAGGCCGCCGCTCTGCTGTGCCACCGAAACCACATCAATCGACAGGACATTCAGAACAGTACCCCCCGCAAAATTGTCCGTTACGATAAAAATGAGGACAACCACTACGACTATATCAGTGCCTTTATCAAGTCGGTACGGGGCAGCGATCCCGACAGCGCCCTGTACTACCTGGCCGTAATGCTGGAGGCAGGGGAAGACCCCCTCTTTATCGCCCGGCGATTGGCTATTCTGGCATCAGAAGACATAGGCAACGCCTCTCCGGGAGCCATCAACATGGCCGCCTCTACCATGACCATTGTCGAGCGCATCGGCATGCCCGAAGCCCGCATCACCCTGGCCCAAACCACCGTTTTTCTCTGCCTCAGCCCCAAATCCAACGCCGCCTACCTGGCGATAGACAAGGCCCTGGCCAGTGTGCGCAAGGAGAGAGTACTGGAAGTGCCGGACCATCTGAAAAACTTCAAGCTGCGGGCCGGCAAGGCCAGTTATCAGTATCCCCACGACTTTGGCGGATTTGTGCGTCAGAACTACATGACACAAAAACGCACCTTTTATGAACCAACCGAAAACGGCCACGAAGCGAAAATGAAGGAATTCTATCATGCACTCTGGGGAGAAGAAGGGCCCAATACTGGCTCTTGATATTGGCAGCAAACGCACTGGTGTCGCCGTCAGCGACAGTCAACGTCAGATGGCGTCCACCCTCAGGACCCTCGAGCGGCAGGACTACCAGCAGATGCTGCACCGCATAGGCAAATACATAAAAGAGTACGAAGTAAAGCTGATGGTAGTTGGGATTCCCCTGGACTCCCGGGACGGATCCTATACCCCCAAGGCCATAGAGATCGCCGCCGAGGCGCGTGAGCTGCAAAAGCACTTTGGGATTAGCGTCATCGGTGTAGATGAGCGATTCAGCACCAGCAAGAGCAATGACTTTCTCATCGAAGTGGCTGATCTCTCCCGCAAGAAGCGCAAAAAGGTAGTGGATACCATGGCTGCCCAGAGCATTCTGCAGGGCTACCTGGATGATCCGAAAAAGGGAATAGACTTGAGGGACATTCCGGATGGGAAGTGCCAGGATACTGGCAGTGAGTAGTTCCCACTGGTTTACTGCAGCAGCTGCATCACCATATGGGGCATGGCGTTGGCGTGGCCAAGCATGGAGGTTCCGGCCTGGCTCAGCATCTGGGCGGTAACCAGCCGGGTCATTTCTTTACTGACATTGACATCACGAATCCGGCTCTCCGATGCCTGCAGGCTTTCAAAGGCCACGTTCAAGCTGTTAATGGAGTGATCCAGACGATTCTGCATGCTGCCCAGTTTGCCCCGCTGGGAGGAGACCTGGCTGATGGCGCGGTCCAGCAGGGCTATGGAGTGCTGGGCCCGGTCCATATCCTGTACCGTTACCCGATCAATGCCCAAGGCCGATGATGAGAGATTCCCAATGCCCAGGGTCACATTCTGGCCGCTGTTGGCTCCGATGTGCAGGGAGATAGCACTGTCCACCAGGTGCACCCGAAAGTCGTGACGATTTTCCATACCACCGGTAAAAGTAAAACCCACCCGGTCGTCATCCCACCGCACATCCAGCCCTGCGTTTACTCCCAGCTGCACGTCCACATTGGGTCCCAGCAGGGCACGCAGGTTTTCGCCTGAATACCGGGTACGGGGTGTGACAGGCTGACCGTCGTGGGCGTCATTGACGGAAACAATGTATTCGGTTTCCCGCGAAGCCTTGACCTCTGCAAAACCCAGTGCCTTGAGCAGGCTCTCGTCACCGCTGAAAGTCAGATCACCACTGGAGCCGGCCACCGCGGAGTGGGCCACTATGGTACCACCAATAGAGTGATAGGTGCCCTCAACCGTCCCTGCGGTACTGGCTAGAGAATTATGACTGTAAAAAGTGGGAGTGTCGGCAAAGTTACTCATGTCGGTGGGCCACACCACATTCCAGCCGTAATCAGCAATGGGTTGACCACTGAAGTTGGAAGCGGTATTGGCGTCAATCACCTTGTCGGCGGTCAACACGTCTCCATTATCCACCAAGTAGCCACCGATAGCACCGGTGTCGCCAGTAGTGTCGGTTTTCAACTTGTTGTAGTAGTTATCGACAATGGCACCGGCATTGGCAAAAAGATCAGCCGTCGACTGTCCGGTACGGGCTAAAATGGCATCTTCCAGGCTGGTGCCGGACTTCAGGTCATCCATGATATCCCGAATACCATTGCCACCGGCAGTTTTCACTGCGTCGTGCAGGTGCCAGGTCATAACATATCCACCGGAATAGCTGGCATTTGCAGGGGGAAAGTGATCTTTCGTCGTTCGGGCAGTGTCAATATAACTTACTATAGCAGCCCTGTCCGCCTCGTAATCCGTCACATAAGCCTCGGCACGACCGTGAATAAACTCCGCTGTACCTTCCTTGAACCAGTAGTCTACATTATCGTCTCGGAAGTCCATATTGACCGCCATGGTGGCATGCACCATCTCGTGAGCCGTGATACGTGGGGCGCAGTACTGTAAACCAGCCTCTGACAAGTGCTCCACATCGCCTTCCGGCCAGGTATGGGGATGAAAGTCCGCTGCATCGATGTAAAAATCGGCCGTTTGCGCAACGCCAGTTCCATCGTAACTGTATGCAATCAGCCCCAGCACACCAAAGGGCTCGTCGTTGTATATGTGCATACCAAGATCCATGCCGGTGCCGATAATGCCGTACTGTTCCTCGATGCGGGACATGGAACTTTCCAGCCAGCCGTACTTCATGGCATTGACGATATCGGTTATGGCATCACCGGTAAGCCCCGGATGGCCACCCATAAAGAAGGCGGCGGCGTCATCACCGGAAATTACTCTTCCTGGCCCAGGCCTTCCTTGATAGCTTCATTTATCTTACGTGAAAGGTCATCCAGGGTATCGGTCTTTTCGATATAGAATGAGGTGGAGCGGCCATCGCCCTGATTGATAGTAATTTCCTGGGCGCTTTCCAGCAAGAAGCGCTCATTGTCATAGAAATTGGCCACCTGATCAAGTTTGGTGCGCCCCGTGGCAGTGTCCGTTTCAACAACCTGTCCCTGAATCGTATAGGCGTTACTTCCGGTTTGCGTGTCACCTTCAACCGCGTAGGCGTTGGTGACTTCGGCCACGGAGCCGGAGAGATCGCCGGAGAGTTTGCGCAGTGAGTCGTCACTGATTTTGGTAAATATATTGGACTTTAAAATCTGCCCCTGGCCGCCAAGGGCGGTGGCGCTGACTTCATAGTTTCCGGAACCGCGCAACGCCAAGGCAGCATCCCCCTCATTCAGGGCGCCACGCAAGTGGAGCTTCACATCCCCGTCATCGCTGGACCACATGGCCGATGCGCTGCCATCCAACAGGCGTTTTTGGTTAAAGTGGGTACTGCTTGCAATCCGGTCAACTTCCTGGCGCAGCTGTTCAACTTCCCGTTGAATATGTTGCCGATCACCGGAAGTCAAGGTGCCATTGGAAGCCTGTACCGAAAGCTCCCGCATGCGCTGGAGTATGGAGTGAGTTTCATTGAGGGCGCCTTCAGCGGTTTGGATCAGGGAGATACCATCCTGGGAGTTGCGAATGGCTCGGTCAATACCGCCAATCTGGCCTCGCATGCGCTCTGATATTGCCAAGCCGGCCGCGTCATCAGCAGCACGATTTATGCGCAAACCAGTTGAGAGATTGCGAATGCTCTCGGAAAGCGTCCCCTGATTGGTGCGGACGTGGTTCTGTGCAACCAGTGATGGAATATTGGTATTGATGACCATAACGGACCTTCCCTGATCCTTTTTTTCCCCAACCATCCTTGGATGGGATCTACGCTCTACACTGAGCTTATGTTGTTAATATCGACAAGTTACCAAAAGTGTCAATACTTTTTCTTTGCTGTCGGTGCAACCATTAACCTCCCCCTCAGGATTGTGACACATCAGCCCATAAGTATTTCGTTTACTCATGATGCTTCCCACTGATCTGCATTGTTCACATGCTAATTAAAAAAAATTTCTATTTTCCGGATGACGCATATGGGGTAAAGTAAGTGAATTGCCAGTATTTGTGAGGTGAGCATCATGTACCAAGATGTGCGGCCCATTGACCCAACAACCGACAGCACCACCACGGTTCAGCGATATGAAAATCTCCTGCACACGGGCCAGCTGCACTCCTGCATCCTGGCCACCGACGAGTTTGAGCACGCAGCCAAATCCATTCCCATTCTGTTTATGCGCCACCCCCAGACTAAAGCCCTGGCTGCCATAAGCCTTCTTGGCCTTCAGCCTGGCCGCAATCTCTGCCTCGATCATGACGGTAACTGGCGCGCCGGCGTCTACCTCCCTGCCTACATCCGCTGTTACCCCTTCATGTTTATGGAAAAAGAAGGCAAGCTGCTTCCGTCCCTGGACCGACAGGCGTCAGTTGTGAGTACCGGCAAAGGGGAGAGGCTGTACGATGACCAGGGCAATCCCACGCCCTATCTCCAGTCGATACTGGGGTTGCTACAGGAGTTTCACAATGCCCAGGTGCGCACGCGGCAGTTTATTCAGCATATGGAAAAGCTGGATGTGCTGGAAAGTATGACTATGGATGTGAATGCCGCCGGCGAGAAGTTCCGGCTGGCCAACTTCATTCGCATAAGCGAGCAAAAGCTGGCCAAAATCCCTGAGCAACAACAGGCTTACCTGATACAAAGCGGTCTATACCGCATTATAGCTGCCCACCTGATGTCGCTAAACAACCTGAAGCACCTGGGCACGTGGCAGGCGGAGCTTCATTGAACGTCAGGGGGAGAGAGCACGCTACTCCCCTGAACCTACCAGTGGAAGCTCTTTGGTAACCTGAAAATAAACGACCCGGGTAATGCCATCATCCTCGCTGCCGTGGCTGGTGCGCCGCAGGGATTCCACCAGCTGCTGTAGGGTGGATAAGCGTTAGCGCATCCACCAAGAATATATGATTTTGCTCTATGGATTTTATCCATGCGTTCAGTTCCGATGAGTGGATGCTCAGTCAGCGCCCAAAGCCGCTCTTTTAGATTCTCGAGATATCTTAAGGACTGGCTCGCTCCCCAGTTGCTCAAGCTAAATTGATAAATGCCTTTCAGATCATTTAGAGCGACAGGTGATATAATCAATCGGTAATCACTCATAGCCTAAAGATCACCCCGGGCGGCATCAAACAGGCGGTCCAGACCTTTCCTGGTTTCAATCTCGATCCCTTCTCCCCGGTCAAGTTGATCCACTCCGACCTGGAGCTGCTCACGAAGGCGGGCGAGCTTGATTTCATAAATCCACTCCTCATGCGCATCCATAAAGCGCAATGCTTCCCGGATAACTTCGCTGGCATTGTTGTAGAGACCACTTTCAACCTTGGCTTTAACTCGTGATTCCAGTTCCCGGGTCAATGATATGTGCATGGCTCTCACCTTTTATCTAAAGATTGTAGTTACAATATGGCTTCTTCCTCAAAGATTGTCAATGTTTGTATGTGGCCGTGCAAAACCAGGAGTCAGGAAAATGGGAACACGACTCTCTCCTGCTTCGCCGCAATTCCCATGCCCTTTGTGGCATCGGGATATTTTTTTGCAAAAAAAACACAACATGAAACGCAGATGAAATTTTCACGTGCAATAATAATTCATCAGAGTGTGGTGGGCTTTTGCCTGCTTCCTGAAGCCAGAAACTATAACCATATAATTTGTGTGTCAAGGGTCAAGGTTATTTTCCACCCCCGTGGTCACGCTTATTTTCCACCTCTTTGGTTTTTGGCGTAGAAAGTCACTGTTGATTTCTCCTCTCTGGACTTAGTCTCTTTCTGAACGATTCTCCTTTCATGGCGATATGATGTGCCCGATGGGCCAGTCGATCCATCAGTGAATTTGCCATCACTGGATCAGGGAATAAGTCGAGCCAGTCACCGGGGGGACGGTTCGAGGTGATGATGATGCTTCCCCTGTTATGACGTTCTGCCACGACCTCGTAGAGGTCGTGGGCCTGTTCGTGCTCAAGGCTGCTCAGGCCGAAGTCATCGATGATCAGTAATTTTGGTTTCAGTACCTCCTTCATTGCATTGGCATGGTCGTTGTGGATACGTGCCTGGGCAAACTGACGGTAGAGTTTACTGGCGGTGATAAAGCGTACGGTGTGATCACTGCGGCAGGCCTGATTACCAAGGGCCTGAGCCAGGTGAGTTTTGCCCGTGCCGGGTGGGCCGTAGAGGATGATATTCTCTGTCTTTTCGATGTAGATGCCGGTTGCCAGATCCTTGATCTGTTTGTGGTTCACGCCGGGAAGGGCGCTGAAGTCAAAGTCCTCCAGTGCTTTTTGCTCGTTGAAGTGCGCCTGTTTGATGCGTCGCTGCAGTGACCGGGCTTTGCGACGCTCTACTTCGTCCTGCAGGATGGTGTGCAGAAAGTCCATGTAGCCAAGACTTGAACTGCGGGCCTGATCCAGGCGCACCTCAAGGGAGTCAGCAATGCCGCTGAGCCTAAGGGTCCTGAGGGTGCGTTCAAGGTGATGGTCGAGGGATAGTGTCATGGGATACTTCTCCAAAGCTGTTGGCATTGTGCAGCAGTTCTCTGGCCTCTGGTGAGGGAGCAGGTTGTTTTGGCAGTGGTTGGCGCGGCTGGGGAATACCATTTTCAAGTAATGACTTTATGCCACGGTAATGGGGTGCACTGTGCTGCAGGACATACTCGCAGACTTGATTGAGTTTTTTTGCACCATGCTTTTCTGCCAGCTTCAGTATTGACTGCGCCTTGCGCAGGTGCACCAACCCTCCAGGTGCAAGAACATCCTCAATGAGCTTCTGCACATGGGGTCCAGCACGGCGGGCTTTATGCTGGCAATTCTTTGGGTAAGAGTACAGGAAGTGCTGCTTGTCTTCGGGATAATCGCTGTTGTCAGTGAACCACTGTCCAGACTCTTTGGCACGAGGATGGACCTTGATGAGCTCTTCGTTATGGAAGATCTGCACCTTGTCGATTCCTCCCCTTACCCACACCTTCTGCTTTACATAACGGGATGGGACGGAGTAATAGCTGCGCCCAAAGACAATGTGACAATCCGGGTGCACCTTGTGCTGCGCCCAGATAGGCAGATCAAAAGGATCCATGGGCAGGCAGTGTAGCTTGGGCTGCTCATGGGCAA from the Desulfurispira natronophila genome contains:
- the istB gene encoding IS21-like element helper ATPase IstB, producing MTLSLDHHLERTLRTLRLSGIADSLEVRLDQARSSSLGYMDFLHTILQDEVERRKARSLQRRIKQAHFNEQKALEDFDFSALPGVNHKQIKDLATGIYIEKTENIILYGPPGTGKTHLAQALGNQACRSDHTVRFITASKLYRQFAQARIHNDHANAMKEVLKPKLLIIDDFGLSSLEHEQAHDLYEVVAERHNRGSIIITSNRPPGDWLDLFPDPVMANSLMDRLAHRAHHIAMKGESFRKRLSPERRNQQ
- a CDS encoding Mu transposase domain-containing protein → LRFVHSQDVATWIDCHKRAFEFFGGVPRTVMVDNLKSGVVKADIYDPVINRAYAECERHYQFVVDPNKVRTPQHKGKVERIMPVIRQQLLAGRCFDDVPHLNESALAWCHDVAQRVHGTTRRTPQELFAHEQPKLHCLPMDPFDLPIWAQHKVHPDCHIVFGRSYYSVPSRYVKQKVWVRGGIDKVQIFHNEELIKVHPRAKESGQWFTDNSDYPEDKQHFLYSYPKNCQHKARRAGPHVQKLIEDVLAPGGLVHLRKAQSILKLAEKHGAKKLNQVCEYVLQHSAPHYRGIKSLLENGIPQPRQPLPKQPAPSPEARELLHNANSFGEVSHDTIPRPSP